CCTGTTCCTTGAAATAGTCGCCGAAGGAGAAATTCCCCAGCATCTCGAAGAAGGTATGGTGGCGGGGCGTCCTCCCCACCTGCTCGAGATCGTTGTGCTTTCCCGAGACGCGCATGCACTTCTGGGCCGAGCAGGCGCGCCGGTAAGGGCGCGGCTCGCGCCCGAGGAAGGTTTCCTTGAACTGGTTCATGCCGGCGTTGGTGAACAGCAGGGTGGGATCATTGGCCGGGATCAGGGAGGAGCTGGGCACGATCTGGTGCCCGCGCTCCTCGAAGAATCTCAGGAACGTCCTGCGGATCTCCTGTCCCGTTGGCATCGATGGGCGGCGCATGGATCTCCCTGCCTCCCGACACCTGCGTTGCGTCGCGAGGCGGCCTCGGCCCCGGATTCCGGGGCGACACGAGGTCGGGTCTCCGGAAGCCGCAGCGTCAGTTCTTGCCGAATTTGGCTCGCGAAAGCTCGAAGGCGGATGCCGCGCGCGGCTCCCCGACGCTGAGAGTGCTCTCCATCTCGCTCCGGGACCCGTCGGCCGTCGATTCGATCCCCTGGAGCTTGAGCTTGAACTCGTCGGGGTTCGTCGCGCGCCGCAGCGCCTCCTCCATGGTGATGAGCTCGCGCTTGTACAGAGTGTAGATCGATTGATCGAAGGTTTGCATCCCGTACTGGGACGTCCCCGCGGCCAGCGCGTCCCGGATAAGCTTCGTCTTTTCCTTGTTCTCGATGCAGTCGCGGATGTAGCCCGTGGCGCGCAGCACCTCGATGGCGGGGACCCGACCGCGGTCGTCGGCGCGCGGCAGGAGGCGCTGGGAGATGACCGACTTGAGCACCGCCGCCAATTGCAGCCGTATCTGCTTCTGCTGGTGTGGCGGGAAGACCGAGATGATCCGGTTGATCGTCTCGGTCGCATCCAGGGTATGCAGGGTGCTCAACACCAGATGGCCCGTCTCGGCCGCCGTGAGCGCCGTCTCGATCGTCTCGTAGTCGCGCATTTCTCCCACCAGGATGACGTCGGGGTCCTGGCGCAGCGCGGAGCGCAGCGCTCCCGCGAAGCCCTTGGTGTCCACCTCGACCTCGCGCTGGTTCACCAGGCTCTTTTTGTCGCGGTGCAGGAACTCGATCGGATCCTCGATCGTCATGATGTGCTCGGTGCGCGTCGAGTTGATGTAATCGATCATGGCGGCCAGGGAGGTCGACTTCCCCGACCCGGTGGTCCCGGTCACCAGAATCAGGCCGCGCACCTCGTTGGAGATCGTCTCGATGACCGGCGGGAGGAGCAGCTCCTTGAACGTCAGGATTTTGGCGGGAATGACCCGGAGAACCAGCCCCACCGTTCCCCGCTGCTGAAAGATGTTCACGCGGAAACGGCCCAGCCCCGGCACCGAGTAGGCGATGTCGATCTCGAAATGGTCCTTGAATTTCTGCTTCTGGCGTCCGCTCATGATCGAGAAGGCCATGGCAATCGTCGTTTCCTGGGTCAGCCGGGGCAGCTCCGCCAGCGGGATCAGCTTGCCGTTGACCCGGATGACCGGATGGCTTCCCACCTTGAGGTGAAGATCCGAGGCTTTTCTTTCCGTGGCAATCTTGAGTAAGTCGTTGATTTCCATCCCGCTCCTCCGAAGACACACCCTACCGACCCGGCAAATGTAGGGTCCCATCCAGCC
This genomic stretch from Candidatus Polarisedimenticolia bacterium harbors:
- a CDS encoding type IV pilus twitching motility protein PilT, with protein sequence MEINDLLKIATERKASDLHLKVGSHPVIRVNGKLIPLAELPRLTQETTIAMAFSIMSGRQKQKFKDHFEIDIAYSVPGLGRFRVNIFQQRGTVGLVLRVIPAKILTFKELLLPPVIETISNEVRGLILVTGTTGSGKSTSLAAMIDYINSTRTEHIMTIEDPIEFLHRDKKSLVNQREVEVDTKGFAGALRSALRQDPDVILVGEMRDYETIETALTAAETGHLVLSTLHTLDATETINRIISVFPPHQQKQIRLQLAAVLKSVISQRLLPRADDRGRVPAIEVLRATGYIRDCIENKEKTKLIRDALAAGTSQYGMQTFDQSIYTLYKRELITMEEALRRATNPDEFKLKLQGIESTADGSRSEMESTLSVGEPRAASAFELSRAKFGKN